A part of Halobacillus shinanisalinarum genomic DNA contains:
- a CDS encoding DUF1934 domain-containing protein produces MTDVKLKLITEIRDVDRKEEMTLSEPGKFYTRDETEVLTFTEHPEEGEPVNTMVTIKPDHISIKRTGAVDMRQVFQRKRETENIYRHTYGDFHMRTWTDQIEYRSLTEASQGRLFISYQMTLNDDVTQRHRLTLIFEEERES; encoded by the coding sequence ATGACAGACGTGAAGCTTAAGCTCATAACGGAAATCAGAGATGTGGATCGTAAAGAAGAGATGACGCTGTCTGAGCCTGGGAAATTTTATACGCGCGATGAAACGGAGGTTCTCACGTTTACAGAGCATCCTGAAGAGGGGGAGCCTGTAAATACAATGGTGACAATTAAGCCGGATCATATTAGTATTAAACGAACAGGTGCTGTAGATATGCGGCAAGTTTTTCAAAGAAAAAGAGAGACGGAAAATATTTATCGCCATACCTATGGTGATTTTCATATGAGGACATGGACAGACCAAATTGAGTATCGGTCGCTGACAGAAGCTTCTCAAGGCCGTCTGTTTATTAGTTATCAAATGACGTTAAACGATGATGTCACGCAACGTCATCGATTGACGCTGATTTTTGAGGAGGAAAGGGAATCATGA
- the argS gene encoding arginine--tRNA ligase yields the protein MNIVEQTEQKLKNEIVRAVKQAGLATDEEMPAIVLEQPKDKSNGDYATNMAMQLARVAKKNPRQIAAELVEQFDRSKASIEKIEIAGPGFINFYMDNQYLTNLVPAILEAGGNYGQTDNGQGHKIQIEFVSANPTGTLHLGHARGAAVGDSLSNVLDAAGYQVSREYYINDAGNQMANLALSVEARYMQALGKDWDMPEDGYHGKDIIELGKKLAEEDGAKWGEVSEEERLAFFRKYGLTYELNKIKTDLEEFRVPFDEWFSETSLYEGDKIDNALNVLKEKNYVYEKDDATWFQTTAFDDDKDRVLIKNDGTYTYLTPDIAYHKNKLDRGFDTLINIWGADHHGYIPRMKAAIQALGYQKDTLEVEIIQMVNLFQDGEKVKMSKRTGKAVTLRELMEEVGIDAMRYFFSMRSSDSHLDFDMDLARSESNENPVYYVQYAHARICTMLRQAEERGLAGGEFNGSFLTSEKEEDLLKRLGEFPQIVADAAEKRTPHRVTQYAFDLASNLHSFYNAEKVLDEAHPERTAARIALMKAVRTTLQNALRLIGVSAPEQM from the coding sequence ATGAACATTGTTGAACAGACGGAACAGAAGCTGAAGAATGAAATTGTTCGAGCTGTGAAGCAGGCAGGTCTGGCCACAGACGAAGAAATGCCTGCCATCGTTCTTGAGCAGCCAAAGGATAAATCAAACGGGGATTATGCGACCAATATGGCGATGCAGCTGGCTCGTGTTGCGAAGAAGAACCCGCGTCAGATCGCAGCAGAGCTTGTCGAACAGTTTGATCGTTCGAAAGCATCGATTGAAAAAATTGAAATCGCCGGACCAGGGTTTATTAATTTTTATATGGACAATCAATACTTAACCAACCTTGTCCCAGCCATCCTTGAGGCTGGCGGAAATTACGGCCAAACGGACAACGGACAAGGCCATAAAATCCAAATTGAGTTCGTTTCGGCGAACCCAACTGGTACGTTGCATCTAGGCCATGCACGTGGAGCCGCTGTTGGTGATTCGTTGAGCAATGTCCTTGATGCAGCTGGTTACCAAGTCTCCCGTGAATACTACATTAATGACGCTGGAAACCAAATGGCCAATCTTGCTTTGTCTGTTGAGGCACGCTACATGCAGGCCCTTGGTAAAGATTGGGACATGCCTGAAGATGGCTATCATGGCAAGGACATCATTGAGCTCGGTAAAAAGTTAGCCGAAGAAGACGGTGCGAAATGGGGCGAGGTTTCTGAAGAGGAACGTCTGGCTTTTTTCCGTAAATACGGTCTGACTTACGAATTGAACAAAATTAAAACAGACTTAGAAGAGTTCCGTGTTCCTTTTGACGAATGGTTCTCAGAGACATCCCTCTATGAGGGTGACAAAATTGACAACGCATTAAATGTGCTGAAAGAGAAGAATTATGTGTATGAAAAAGATGATGCTACATGGTTTCAGACGACAGCTTTCGATGATGATAAGGACCGTGTTCTCATTAAAAATGATGGCACATACACGTATTTAACCCCAGACATCGCTTACCATAAAAATAAGCTTGACCGCGGCTTCGATACACTGATTAACATTTGGGGAGCGGACCACCACGGCTACATTCCACGGATGAAAGCAGCGATTCAAGCCCTTGGCTATCAAAAAGATACGCTGGAAGTGGAAATCATTCAAATGGTCAACCTGTTCCAGGACGGCGAAAAAGTGAAAATGAGTAAGCGGACAGGCAAAGCCGTTACACTAAGAGAGCTGATGGAAGAGGTCGGAATTGACGCAATGCGCTATTTCTTCTCCATGCGCTCCAGTGATTCCCATCTTGACTTCGACATGGATCTCGCCCGTTCGGAATCCAATGAGAACCCGGTTTATTACGTTCAATATGCCCATGCGCGCATTTGCACGATGTTACGCCAGGCTGAAGAAAGGGGACTTGCTGGTGGTGAATTCAATGGCAGCTTCTTAACATCGGAAAAGGAAGAAGATCTTCTGAAGCGTCTCGGTGAATTTCCACAAATCGTTGCCGATGCCGCCGAAAAACGCACACCACACCGCGTAACGCAGTATGCTTTTGATTTAGCATCGAACTTGCATAGCT